A region of Sphingobium amiense DNA encodes the following proteins:
- a CDS encoding DUF305 domain-containing protein, which yields MDHSSHMNTRKMGAYWSLAVQTVISGVIMYLVMFVMIDGLDSFYNNLNMLYMTLMMVAPMVVLMIVAMRHMFASKAANIALIAASLVAFFGSFALIRTQTTIGDTAFLRSMIPHHSGAILMCQEAKLSDPEVIRLCEAIKRSQRQEIDEMKAILARR from the coding sequence ATGGACCATTCGTCCCACATGAACACCCGGAAGATGGGCGCCTATTGGAGCCTTGCCGTTCAGACCGTCATCAGCGGCGTCATCATGTATCTGGTGATGTTCGTCATGATCGACGGGCTCGACAGCTTCTACAACAACCTCAACATGCTCTACATGACGCTGATGATGGTCGCGCCGATGGTGGTGCTGATGATCGTCGCCATGCGGCACATGTTCGCGTCGAAAGCCGCCAACATCGCGCTGATCGCCGCGTCGCTGGTCGCCTTCTTCGGCAGCTTTGCGCTCATCCGCACCCAGACCACGATCGGCGACACGGCCTTTCTGCGCTCGATGATCCCGCATCATTCCGGGGCGATCCTGATGTGCCAGGAAGCAAAGCTCAGCGATCCGGAAGTCATCCGGCTTTGCGAAGCGATCAAGCGCTCGCAGCGGCAGGAAATCGACGAGATGAAGGCCATACTCGCGCGGCGCTGA